In a single window of the Rhodamnia argentea isolate NSW1041297 chromosome 2, ASM2092103v1, whole genome shotgun sequence genome:
- the LOC115734028 gene encoding metal transporter Nramp5-like isoform X1, producing MQGENQMASVGAPTTLGGSKWIMATDVEGTTPPSDILNFTRDQSDEEDSHDQNAGWRNLLSFVGPGFLVSLAYIDPGNLETDLQAGANHGYELLWVILIGLIFALIIQSLAANLGVTTGKHLSELCKVEYPPLVKYCLWLVAEVAVIAADIPEVIGTAFALNILFHFPVWAGVLLTGSSTLVLLGLQRYGVRKLEMLIATLVFIMAACFFNELSYVKPPASKVLTGMFIPKLSGNSATGDAIALLGALVMPHNLFLHSALVLSRKVPRSVLGINDACRFFLIESGFALFVAFLINVAVVSVSGTVCSSDTLSSKNTSRCADLTLNSAAFLLKNVLGKSSSTVYAIALLASGQSSTITGTYAGQYIMQGFLELKMKQWKRNLVTRCIAITPSLIVSIIGGSSGAGRLIIIASMILSFELPFALIPLLKFSSSATKMGPHKNSIYIIVISWFLGLGIIGINIYYLSTGFVGWLIHSSLPKVGNVFIGILVFPLMATYIVAVIYLTFRKDTVVTFTDVPVKHTTSTAVEHGYGNSGKSPERLPYREDLSDICLPE from the exons atgcaGGGGGAGAATCAGATGGCAAGTGTAGGAGCCCCAACAACATTGGGAGGGAGCAAGTGGATAATGGCCACAGATGTGGAGGGCACAACCCCACCCTCTGATATCCTTAACTTCACGCGTGACCAATCTGATGAAGAGGACTCACATGatcag AACGCTGGATGGAGAAACCTCTTATCATTTGTGGGCCCCGGTTTCCTCGTTTCCCTTGCATATATTGACCCTGGAAACT TGGAAACTGATCTGCAAGCTGGAGCGAATCATGGATATGAG CTTCTGTGGGTTATACTCATCGGGTTAATATTTGCTCTCATCATCCAGTCATTGGCTGCTAATCTCGGAGTGACCACCG GGAAACACTTATCAGAGCTATGTAAGGTCGAGTACCCACCGTTGGTGAAGTATTGTTTATGGCTTGTGGCTGAAGTAGCCGTCATAGCTGCTGACATACCCGAag TGATTGGGACAGCCTTCGCACTTAACATACTGTTCCACTTCCCAGTGTGGGCTGGAGTTTTGCTCACTGGTAGCAGCACGCTCGTGCTTCTTGGCCTGCAGAGATATGGG GTTCGGAAACTGGAAATGCTGATAGCTACATTGGTATTCATAATGGCGGCATGTTTCTTCAATGAACTGAGCTATGTGAAGCCTCCCGCTTCGAAGGTCCTGACAGGCATGTTCATCCCCAAGCTCTCTGGGAATAGTGCCACTGGAGACGCCATCGCCTTGCTTGGCGCACTCGTGATGCC GCACAACCTATTCCTCCATTCTGCTTTGGTCTTGTCCAGGAAAGTTCCGAGATCAGTCCTAGGCATTAAC GATGCCTGCCGGTTTTTCCTCATAGAAAGTGGGTTTGCATTATTCGTGGCGTTCTTGATAAACGTTGCCGTTGTGTCCGTTTCAGGCACTGTCTGCTCGAGCGACACTCTTTCGAGCAAGAATACAAGTCGATGTGCAGATTTAACTCTCAATTCTGCTGCATTCCTCCTAAAG AATGTGTTGGGTAAATCTAGCTCGACGGTTTATGCCATTGCGTTGCTAGCTTCTGGACAAAGCTCCACAATCACAGGAACCTATGCGGGCCAATACATCATGCAG GGATTCTTAGAACTCAAAATGAAGCAATGGAAACGGAACCTAGTGACTCGATGCATTGCCATTACGCCGAGTCTCATTGTCTCCATCATCGGCGGATCTTCAGGAGCTGGTAGGCTCATCATCATCGCTTCG ATGATTCTATCATTTGAACTCCCGTTTGCTCTTATCCCACTCCTTAAGTTTAGTAGCAGTGCAACAAAGATGGGACCCCACAAAAACTCAATCTAC ATTATTGTGATCTCGTGGTTTCTAGGACTGGGAATTATCGGTATCAACATCTACTACCTCAGCACGGGCTTTGTCGGCTGGCTAATCCACAGTAGTCTTCCCAAAGTTGGCAACGTTTTCATCGGAATCCTAGTGTTCCCACTCATGGCCACTTACATCGTTGCAGTGATCTACTTAACTTTCCGAAAAGACACTGTCGTGACGTTTACCGATGTCCCCGTTAAGCACACGACGTCAACGGCCGTCGAACATGGCTATGGCAATTCTGGCAAGTCACCGGAACGACTTCCTTATCGAGAGGACCTGTCAGACATTTGTCTTCCGGAATAG
- the LOC115751386 gene encoding pentatricopeptide repeat-containing protein At1g77405, whose translation MFNYIETETMRQIENQMYDLNARASIPIAEFGNIMKKFSIRRDGSLWSGHLNVIWELNRAQKSVLLQSMISPRPLIRSYVSVVNQVLAVIIQNREFDAKLASSATPNSPPWDTESVSQVLRSIPRCLFQSSRSIGRQKTFRHRAPLRQRNLRRESRKLRENALVLGPAAHRDPQRVELGLDKALEFYYWVESHFGFVHNEMTCREMGIVLARGHRLKDLWEFLKTMDKRGNELVTTPTITCLMKVLGEEGFIKEAMAAFYRMKQLHCKPDVYAYNTILLALCRVGNFKKAKFLLEQMELPGFRCPPDTYTYTIMIGSYCKYSMQTGCRKAIRRRLWEANHLFRHMLFKGFAPDVITYNCLIDGCCKTNRIGRALELFDDMNKRGCVPNRVTYNSIIRYYSAVNEIDRAIEMLRKMQSMNHGIPTSSSYTPIIHALCEAGRVIDACSFLIELVDGGSVPREYTYKLVCDALNSSGASGLIDDKLHRKIQDDIEKRLRQVMKVKPMVAR comes from the coding sequence ATGTTTAATTACATTGAAACTGAAACGATGAGACAAATTGAGAATCAAATGTATGATCTGAATGCTCGAGCTTCAATCCCAATTGCTGAATTCGGAAATATTATGAAGAAATTCTCAATCCGACGTGACGGGTCCCTCTGGTCCGGACATTTGAACGTTATATGGGAGTTGAACAGAGCACAAAAGTCTGTGCTGCTCCAGAGCATGATCTCCCCGAGACCTCTGATCCGCAGCTACGTCTCCGTCGTCAACCAAGTCCTCGCCGTTATCATTCAAAACCGCGAGTTCGACGCAAAGTTGGCTTCTTCCGCCACGCCCAACTCACCTCCTTGGGACACCGAATCAGTCTCCCAAGTGTTGCGGTCCATACCCAGATGCTTGTTCCAGTCCTCTCGCTCCATCGGTCGCCAAAAGACCTTCCGTCACCGAGCGCCTCTGAGGCAGCGCAATCTGAGGCGCGAGTCCCGGAAGCTCCGCGAGAATGCGCTCGTTCTTGGTCCCGCAGCTCACAGAGACCCCCAAAGGGTCGAGCTTGGATTGGACAAAGCCCTCGAGTTCTACTACTGGGTCGAGTCCCATTTCGGCTTCGTGCACAATGAGATGACTTGTAGAGAGATGGGTATTGTTTTGGCTAGAGGGCATAGGTTGAAGGATCTGTGGGAGTTTCTTAAGACGATGGATAAGAGAGGTAATGAGCTTGTCACTACTCCCACCATCACCTGTTTGATGAAAGTCCTAGGAGAAGAGGGCTTTATTAAGGAGGCGATGGCCGCATTTTATAGGATGAAGCAGCTTCATTGCAAGCCAGATGTTTATGCGTATAATACCATTCTCCTTGCGCTTTGTAGAGTAGGAAATTTCAAGAAGGCTAAGTTCTTGTTGGAGCAGATGGAATTACCGGGGTTCAGGTGCCCCCCTGATACTTATACGTATACGATAATGATTGGTTCATACTGTAAGTATAGTATGCAAACTGGATGCAGGAAGGCCATTCGGAGGAGGCTGTGGGAGGCGAACCACTTGTTTCGTCATATGCTTTTCAAGGGTTTTGCTCCGGATGTGATCACGTATAACTGTTTGATTGACGGGTGCTGCAAAACGAATCGGATCGGGAGGGCATTAGAACTTTTCGATGACATGAATAAAAGAGGTTGTGTCCCAAACCGAGTCACATATAATTCTATTATTAGATACTACAGTGCTGTTAATGAGATTGACAGAGCTATTGAGATGTTGAGGAAGATGCAAAGCATGAATCATGGCATACCCACTTCGAGCTCGTACACTCCTATCATTCATGCTTTATGCGAAGCAGGAAGAGTGATTGATGCGTGCAGTTTCCTCATTGAGTTGGTTGATGGAGGTTCGGTTCCAAGGGAGTATACATATAAATTAGTTTGTGATGCGCTCAACTCTTCAGGGGCAAGTGGTCTGATAGATGATAAACTGCATAGAAAGATTCAAGATGATATAGAGAAAAGGCTTAGGCAGGTGATGAAGGTGAAACCAATGGTCGCTCGCTAA
- the LOC115751388 gene encoding uncharacterized protein LOC115751388 — translation MAIDDSFKKPGAVPFKWEIRPGVPKHQHHRHRQLPPQPLLQGAESPRRDQHLPPPKLKPPPAGPSLQFLPPLELRAGSFRSAPRTRSERWRLGPPMLGQPERVSSGPGCFPAGPLSKLKESKGRRARRTGPEPEPDCTSDLETLSRFSVSTRRSLSPCSSAYRSVESSPRLSFSSYMRSHQSSPRCMGDPEWAGFGLF, via the coding sequence ATGGCCATTGACGATTCCTTCAAGAAACCAGGAGCCGTCCCATTCAAGTGGGAGATCCGTCCCGGTGTCCCCAAGCACCAGCACCACCGCCACCGGCAGCTGCCCCCGCAGCCTCTGCTGCAGGGGGCGGAATCTCCCCGGCGGGACCAACATCTGCCCCCGCCGAAGCTCAAGCCGCCGCCCGCCGGGCCCTCCCTCCAGTTCCTCCCGCCGCTGGAGCTGCGGGCCGGGTCCTTCCGGTCGGCTCCTCGCACCCGCTCCGAGCGGTGGAGGCTCGGCCCGCCCATGCTGGGCCAGCCCGAACGCGTCTCCTCCGGGCCGGGATGCTTCCCCGCCGGGCCTCTCTCCAAACTGAAGGAGAGCAAGGGGAGGAGGGCCCGCAGGACCgggcccgagcccgagcccgactGTACTTCTGATCTCGAGACACTGTCCCGGTTTTCTGTTTCGACCCGGCGGTCGCTCTCGCCGTGCTCGTCAGCCTATCGGTCCGTCGAGTCGTCGCCGAGACTGTCATTTTCTTCGTACATGAGGTCTCACCAGTCATCACCTCGGTGCATGGGCGATCCAGAGTGGGCGGGGTTCGGGCTCTTTTGA
- the LOC115751387 gene encoding replication factor C subunit 2, which produces MAPILQSSQPWVEKYRPKQVKDVAHQDEVVRVLTNTLETANCPHMLFYGPPGTGKTTTALAIAHQLFGPELYKSRVLELNASDDRGINVVRTKIKDFAAVAVGSGQRQGGYPCPPYKIIILDEADSMTEDAQNALRRTMETYSKVTRFFFICNYISRIIEPLASRCAKFRFKPLSEEIMTSRILHICKEEGLNLDAEALSTLSTISQGDLRRAITYLQGAARLFGSSITSKDLISVSGVIPQEVVGALLAACKSGNFDLANKEVNNAIAEGYPVSQMLSQLFEVVVEADDISDEQKARICKRLGEADKCLVDGADEYLQLLDVASNTMRALCNMPQEFSYET; this is translated from the exons ATGGCGCCAATTTTGCAGAGCTCACAACCTTGGGTCGAGAAATA TCGACCGAAACAAGTGAAGGATGTGGCTCACCAGGACGAGGTGGTTCGGGTCCTCACCAACACTCTCGAAACCGCTAAT TGCCCGCACATGCTCTTTTATGGCCCGCCGGGCACCGGTAAGACGACCACTGCGCTGGCCATTGCTCACCAGCTTTTTGG GCCTGAGCTCTACAAATCTAGAGTGCTCGAGCTCAATGCGAGCGATGATCGTGGAATTAACGTTGTTAGAACTAAAATAAAAGATTTTGCAGCTGTGGCTGTGGGATCTGGTCAACGTCAAGG GGGCTATCCCTGTCCACCATACAAAATAATCATCCTGGACGAGGCAGATTCAATGACAGAGGATGCTCAG AATGCTCTGAGGCGTACAATGGAGACATACTCTAAAGTCACAAGATTCTTTTTTATATGCAACTACATCAGCAG aATCATAGAGCCACTTGCTTCCAGATGTGCAAAGTTTCGGTTCAAGCCGCTTTCAGAAGAAATAATGACTAGCCGTATATTGCACATATGCAAGGAAGAAGGTCTCAATCTGGATGCCGAG GCTTTGTCAACCTTAAGTACAATCTCTCAAGGTGATTTGCGTAGGGCTATCACATACTTACAG GGAGCTGCTCGATTATTTGGATCATCAATTACTTCAAAGGATCTAATAAGTGTTTCTGGG GTAATCCCACAGGAGGTTGTTGGGGCACTTCTTGCAGCATGTAAGAGTGGCAACTTTGACTTGGCAAACAAGGAGGTCAATAATGCCATCGCAGAGGGATATCCAGTCTCCCAGATGCTTTCTCAG TTATTTGAGGTGGTTGTCGAAGCAGACGATATTTCAGACGAACAGAAGGCTAGGATATGCAAAAGATTGGGTGAAGCTGATAAG TGTCTTGTTGACGGCGCGGATGAGTACTTGCAGCTTTTGGATGTGGCTAGCAACACCATGCGAGCTCTGTGTAACATGCCCCAAGAATTCTCTTATGAGACTTGA